The genomic stretch tcgtctgatgcatttctttgctttttgtccttcttcttttctttcttcattgATTCCTTCACTCTCTGCCCCTTCGATGTGCTTTCGACCTCTTCCAAGTCATTGTTTcgtttctccttctttgaTTTCTTTGACTTAATATTTTCGGATACCGgcagctgctcctcttcgtctCGTTTTCTCTTCGGCGTTGCAGAATTCGACTCATCATCGAACCGCTGGATTATCGGCAATGCATCTTGCTGTGTTGGTTTGGCGCCAGGGATATAGCGAGAGTAAGAAAGCCCATCTACATTCGTCGTCGTGGCAGCGGATGGTGCAGGCGACTGTTTCGTAGCTGAAGAATCCTCGTTGTTGCGCAAAGGTTTCTGCCCTCCAGACGGAGGGATGTACCTCGCATACATTGTTTTATTgaaggaaatataaaaattaaaagaaatgaTGAAAATTCTAACCAATTGGCCTCAAAAACTGGGAGAAAACTAATGCGCTATGCAGACAGTGTTGTTGTCGCTTTTCAAGCCAGTACAATGCGATGCGGACGAGTAGCCCGCGATAGCTCGTCCAAAAATTTGGCGACAGAGCTGTTATCGGGATTTTGCCGCCCTTGACCGCCGCGCTTATCGCAGAGCTTAGCGTCATCACTGGAGACGTCGCCCAATTTGGGGGAGTGAGCCTATAACGAGAAGCCACTACTGCTATAACGTCGTGCTATTTACATCCCGCAAGACTCTAACCGCCAACCAGTGTCGCGCTTCAAAAGAGTCTTGAACAGCATCAGATGCGCTGGGATTAGACGCACAGAGATGAGGCGAAATGAGATGAGACGGAGCAAATAGGGAACAAAAAGCAGATATCTGGCAGCAGGCGAAAATGAGATGGCCATGAAACAGAGGCTTACCAACTCAACTCATCGTCAGACTCAGCATCAGTCTCAACATCACCATCGCGAAGATCCATGATCAAGACATCAGTGCCACAAGAAGAGACTCCAAGCTGTTAATTCCCACCACAAACACAAAATGGGGCGCAAAACATACAACATCGCCATGGTCAgcgacttcttcttcccccagCCCGGCGGCGTCGAATCGCACATCTACCAGCTCTCCAGCAAGCTCATCGACAGAGGCCAcaaagtcatcatcatcacccacAACTACGACGACCGCAAGGGCGTTCGCTACCTCAACAACGGCCTCAAGGTCTACCACGTGCCcttcctcgtcatctacCGCGCAGCGACCTTCCccaccgtcttctccttcttccccaTCCTGCGCAACATCTGCATCCGCGAGCAGATTGAAAtcgtccatggccatggcagtCTCAGCTCTCTTTGCCACGAGGCCATCCTGCATGCGAGGACGATGGGGCTGAGAACCGTCTTCACCGATCATTCGCTGTTTGGCTTTGCGGATGCTGCGAGCATCTTGACgaacaagctgctcaagtTCATTCTGAGCGATGTGGATCACAGCATATGTGTGAGCCATACTTGGTGAGTTGAGATGATGCAGTGAAGCTCTCTTTTCAATCCAATTTTCTAATCCAATCCTCAGCAAGGAAAACACGGTGCTTCGCGCCTCACTAGACCCTCTCATGGTATCAGTCATCCCAAACGCCGTCGTCGGTGAAAACTTCCGCCCTCGCGACTATCCAACACAGTCCGACAAAGGAGAAGGCTTCAGGGCCGAGTCGTCTCCTCGTCTGCTCGGCCCCCACGACGTCATCACCATTGTCGTCATCTCGCGCCTCTTCTACAACAAGGGCACCGATCTCCTCACGGCCGCCATCCCGCGCATCCTGGAGAACCACCCCAACACCcgcttcatcatcgccggctCAGGCCCCAAGGCTATTGACCTGGAGCAGATGATTGAGACCAACGTGCTGCAGGACCGCGTTGAGATGCTCGGCTCCATCCGCCACGAGGACGTCCGCGACGTCATGACCCGCGGCCACATCTACCTCCACCCTTCCCTGACAGAGGCCTTTGGCACCGTCATAGTCGAAGCGGCCTCGTGCGGCCTCTACGTCGTGTGCACCCAAGTCGGCGGCATCCCCGAGGTCCTCCCCTCGCACATGACCACCTTTGCAAAGcccgaagaagacgacatcGTCGCCGCCACGGGCAaggccatcaccgccatgcGCGCCGGCAAGATCCGCACCGACAAGTTCCACGACGAAGTCAAAAAGATGTACTCGTGGTCCAACGTCGCCATGCGCACGGAGCGCGTCTACGACGGCATCTGCGGCACCATTAGCGAGGAGGAATTCTACGGCTTCGACACCACCGGCTACACCGGGAGCCGCATCCGCGACTTTGCGCTGATTGACCGGCTCAAGCGCTACTACGGCTGCGGCATCTGGGCCGGCAAGCTCTTCTGCCTGTGCGTCGTCGTGGATTACTTGTT from Trichoderma atroviride chromosome 3, complete sequence encodes the following:
- a CDS encoding uncharacterized protein (CAZy:GT4~TransMembrane:1 (i432-455o)~BUSCO:EOG092D2J85) — protein: MGRKTYNIAMVSDFFFPQPGGVESHIYQLSSKLIDRGHKVIIITHNYDDRKGVRYLNNGLKVYHVPFLVIYRAATFPTVFSFFPILRNICIREQIEIVHGHGSLSSLCHEAILHARTMGLRTVFTDHSLFGFADAASILTNKLLKFILSDVDHSICVSHTCKENTVLRASLDPLMVSVIPNAVVGENFRPRDYPTQSDKGEGFRAESSPRLLGPHDVITIVVISRLFYNKGTDLLTAAIPRILENHPNTRFIIAGSGPKAIDLEQMIETNVLQDRVEMLGSIRHEDVRDVMTRGHIYLHPSLTEAFGTVIVEAASCGLYVVCTQVGGIPEVLPSHMTTFAKPEEDDIVAATGKAITAMRAGKIRTDKFHDEVKKMYSWSNVAMRTERVYDGICGTISEEEFYGFDTTGYTGSRIRDFALIDRLKRYYGCGIWAGKLFCLCVVVDYLFFLFLEWWFPRENIDICRDWPRKSPAKDTAQDSMKDAPNQRSTSSIRVAKLDQ